In one window of Bombus vancouverensis nearcticus chromosome 10, iyBomVanc1_principal, whole genome shotgun sequence DNA:
- the LOC117163436 gene encoding uncharacterized protein LOC117163436 isoform X1, translating to MSIAAAENAGPSPCELQDPLWVKMSAITGSITKKRKKSDAKPQSQINKCLNEKRRRNQENLFIDELAELISATDMSSGKTDKCQILQRTVDQIRHIREQEGSNSHAVQQGEVSSSNPNILSNDQVGPILLEALDGFLFVVNTEGRVEYVTDNITQYINYTKDDVLGKDIYNIIHHGDHNTFMPSLLPIPLAWMNEQPPQRNRTFNCRFLVKPPDDKEETMEEKQQRVSKYESMQICSALLPNNSDRLESGDVSSESSDNGPCVMCVARRIPPNEKPIGTPIEQFTVKLDTTGKIIAVDVIWLSSPYSEYLSKELIGTTIKDLCHPHDLSKLTAHLNDTLQVGESTSGVYRLRVSPDKFLNIQTKSKLFKANVMNTLVADFIMATNTIIGDNDLTPIEGGQLSNNKVCSGHSSNRCANNSNNNNGNNNNNVGGPLMSVAHLNGQVSGISSRGLAGTSSHTGTAATSSNSIVFSAAESCNPLPSLSTSNPFNHFSGNMDLEFELFPSSTWDLDSNSGWADRPESRASGPPNSRPSSQPAPTSPSPQGTFSSNSAVAPHCSPLRAFSPTSGNAAHTFSNSFPFSPLQESQTSSLTNSATSSVSANGAAGLTPKRQDEGKTGCSTTNQSAMEASNARNNATSVTGTAAVAAAAAAAAAAGQTGSTGTVIETQNSVVSTESGRLRNLLTKGASASEDSQDNANNDSERENKHRILKILLNQQDEDDFHPEHNNKVRTSPSNMPKPSMEHSKSSLGNNMLLQLLNEKNDDEDEEARIGLKKRNELLQQLLKDQDDERKVQEQQCKSQTREEDSLLRSLGFRNTTPSPSQSSDNVGHGGSTQVGQKRPGEDGDVNIAAKRPMDGSHQVSSSGTSTNATSKLWERNKMLASLLAKQPPQPTTIPPIPASVISATPQDKLLRIGLKSQQQQQQSQQPQSQPQQQQQQQQQQQQQQQQQQQQQQQQQQQQQQQQQQPWTGGSLQSVGGNNTITTTATSARTPLQSQSRQLPRQTTNTYLTHMLSQQQRPQIGQIDSEFTGSGEYRQTSTDPSGWDNQSSDPDLSDILDQVIEFVPDEAITDSSAIANLLDAIEAPQNNALNEKMAINAIQKSLMLCETAVNPTSSTITIPGTPPAYSTALGTTPVTTSHSYQPPPIYQQQSRMRFNTQPGVRQTTAQFTQQQQLQMQQQRTKMIQQQQQQQLKQRLLQQQQQQQLLIPSNATATDQITTGIHNIDNLLNNTVAPNVSLQRSSVPDSQVSPGYGGSVQMPSGHRLAHSYSHPSTLPQHPIVNSNFNSGQQVSVAARLSPHSPAGILSFSHPQPLSPRVTQGNYGNTPRLFTVNQVRSQQQPTAQQQLQQQQRSMPSPGTPASARQSPFPAETFPPPTSPTASQFPPGPNPGAPNPSTQYRLQRTTSTPSATTQLPGGVGSPRHYGGVSKEQPLLSPSHPHSGCNPATPTHNQHNVTNTQQHFSNQQHSSMIYHTTANTINTADMQNNQFCYDRTSVPLYSSGPGDTQDARSLPPGNPVNHQLGGNASSTSEFVRQELRAIVGARTQQQQQQRIPNNIQNNLSGQVSQDDLEALGLTFEMSSAGEAVVSDGPAKSWAIGSAGSAPSSSRTSMEEVARGDPKVNQSSLLQKLLSE from the exons TAACAAGTGCCTTAACGAAAAAAGACGACGGAACCAGGAGAACCTGTTTATCGACGAGCTTGCCGAGCTGATTTCCGCCACGGACATGAGCTCTGGCAAGACTGACAAATGCCAGATCCTTCAGAGAACCGTCGACCAG aTTCGGCACATTAGGGAACAGGAAGGCTCGAATAGTCATGCGGTACAACAGGGAGAAGTGTCTTCTTCGAATCCTAACATACTGTCCAACGATCAAGTTGGTCCTATTTTACTCGAG GCGCTAGATGGCTTCctttttgttgtaaatacgGAGGGACGAGTGGAGTACGTAACAGATAACATAACTCAGTACATAAATTACACGAAGGACGATGTGCTCGGCAaggatatttataatattattcatCATGGAGACCACAACACCTTCATGCCGAGCTTGTTGCCTATACCATTAG CCTGGATGAACGAGCAGCCGCCCCAAAGGAACCGTACCTTCAATTGCCGCTTCTTGGTGAAGCCTCCCGATGATAAAGAAGAGACTATGGAGGAGAAGCAGCAACGAGTATCAAAATACGAGTCTATGCAAATCTGTTCAGCTCTTTTGCCAAATAATAGTGATCGTCTGGAGAGCGGTGACGTATCGTCTGAATCTTCAGACAACGGTCCTTGCGTAATGTGCGTGGCTCGCAGGATACCCCCAAACGAGAAGCCCATTGGTACGCCCATCGAACAGTTCACCGTTAAGTTGGACACTACGGGGAAGATTATCGCGGTTGATGTTATCTGGTTATCGTCTCCTTACTCCGAGTACCTAAGCAAG GAGCTAATTGGCACGACGATAAAGGACCTGTGCCACCCTCATGATCTCAGTAAGCTAACTGCACATTTGAACGATACGCTTCAAGTCGGTGAGAGTACCAGTGGCGTGTACCGACTACGCGTTAGTCCTGATAAGTTCCTTAATATTCAAACAAAGTCAAAGCTTTTCAAAGCAAATGTGATGAACACACTTGTTGCCGACTTCATTATGGCCACCAATACCATCATTGG GGACAATGACTTAACGCCTATCGAGGGTGGTCAGCTTTCCAACAACAAAGTGTGCTCTGGACACTCTAGTAACCGTTGTgcgaataatagtaataataataatggtaacaataacaataacgtGGGTGGCCCGCTGATGTCCGTGGCGCATCTAAACGGTCAAGTGAGTGGTATCAGTAGTCGGGGGTTGGCGGGTACGTCGTCGCACACCGGTACCGCCGCGACATCGTCAAACTCGATAGTGTTTAGCGCGGCCGAGTCTTGCAACCCCCTGCCGTCGCTGAGTACCAGTAATCCGTTCAACCACTTTTCGGGGAACATGGACTTGGAATTCGAGCTCTTCCCCAGTTCCACATGGGACTTGGATAGTAACAGCGGGTGGGCAGATAGGCCCGAATCGAGAGCGAGCGGGCCACCAAATTCACGACCATCTTCCCAGCCAGCCCCGACATCTCCGAGTCCCCAGGGAACGTTCTCCTCTAACTCGGCGGTGGCGCCTCACTGCAGTCCCCTACGCGCGTTCAGCCCAACTTCAGGCAACGCAGCTCACACCTTCAGTAATTCGTTCCCCTTCAGTCCGCTTCAGGAATCACAGACGTCCTCCTTGACCAACAGCGCTACTAGTAGTGTTAGTGCCAACGGAGCCGCCGGATTGACGCCCAAGAGACAGGATGAAGGGAAGACCGGATGTTCGACGACCAACCAATCTGCCATGGAGGCGAGCAACGCGAGAAACAACGCGACCTCCGTCACTGGAACTGCGGCCGTTGCAGCCGCAGCCGCAGCCGCAGCCGCGGCTGGCCAAACTGGCTCCACCGGGACCGTTATCGAAACTCAGAACAGTGTTGTGTCCACCGAGTCTGGTAGACTAAGAAACTTGTTGACCAAGGGGGCTAGTGCTAGTGAGGACAGTCAGGACAATGCGAATAACGATTCGGAGAGAGAAAATAAACATAGAATATTGAAGATCTTGTTGAATCAGCAAGACGAGGACGATTTTCATCCCGAGCATAATAACAAAGTGCGCACGAGTCCTAGCAACATGCCGAAACCGAGCATGGAGCATTCGAAATCTTCGCTTGGAAATAATATGCTGCTACAG CTATTAAACGAAAAGAACGACGATGAAGATGAAGAGGCTCGCATTGGCTTAAAGAAGAGGAACGAACTTTTGCAACAGCTTCTGAAAGACCAAGATGACGAGAGAAAAGTACAAGAACAACAG TGTAAATCACAAACTCGGGAAGAGGATTCTCTGTTGCGAAGTCTTGGATTTCGGAACACGACACCATCGCCGTCTCAATCAAGCGACAATGTCGGACACGGTGGTTCCACTCAAGTCGGTCAGAAGAGACCTGGCGAAGATGGTGACGTGAACATAGCCGCGAAACGGCCCATGGATGGATCGCATCAAGTGTCTTCTTCTGGCACGTCCACTAACGCGACCAGCAAGCTCTGGGAGAGGAACAAGATGTTGGCTTCGTTGTTGGCCAAGCAACCTCCTCAGCCAACCACTATCCCACCAATACCTGCATCTGTGATATCGGCTACCCCGcag GACAAGCTGCTTCGCATAGGGTTAAAATcccaacagcaacagcaacagtcGCAACAACCGCAATCCCAGccacaacaacagcagcagcagcagcagcagcagcaacaacagcagcaacaacaacagcagcagcagcagcaacaacaacagcagcaacagcagcagcagcagcaacctTGGACAGGTGGCAGCTTGCAGTCGGTTGGTGGCAATAATACGATTACGACTACCGCTACTTCCGCACGTACTCCTCTCCAAAGCCAGTCGAGACAACTACCTCGCCAAACAACCAATACCTACCTCACTCATATGCTAAGTCAG CAACAAAGACCTCAAATTGGTCAAATAGATTCGGAATTTACGGGCAGCGGGGAGTATCGGCAAACGAGCACCGATCCCAGTGGTTGGGATAACCAGTCATCAGATCCTGATCTTTCCGATATCTTAGATCAAGTTATCGAGTTCGTGCCGGATGAAGCTATCACAG atTCGTCTGCGATAGCAAATCTCCTAGATGCAATCGAAGCACCGCAAAACAACGCGTTGAACGAGAAGATGGCGATTAACGCGATACAGAAGTCGTTGATGTTATGCGAGACTGCCGTAAATCCAACGTCTTCCACCATAACAATTCCTGGCACGCCTCCAGCTTACTCTACAGCA TTGGGTACCACCCCTGTAACGACGAGTCATAGTTACCAGCCACCACCGATATATCAACAACAGTCAAGGATGAGGTTTAATACGCAACCGGGCGTCAGGCAGACGACCGCTCAATTCACGCAACAGCAGCAATTACAAATGCAACAGCAACGGACGAAAATGatacagcaacaacaacagcaacagttGAAGCAGAGGTTGctgcagcaacagcagcaacagcagttACTCATTCCTTCCAATGCTACAGCTACGGACCAAATTACTACCGGAATTCACAATATCGATAACCTTTTGAACAATACTGTTGCGCCAAATGTATCGTTACAG CGGTCGAGTGTTCCAGATTCACAAGTGTCTCCAGGTTATGGGGGATCCGTCCAGATGCCTTCCGGTCATCGACTTGCTCATTCGTATTCTCATCCTTCAACGTTACCACAACA CCCTATCGTAAACAGTAATTTTAACAGTGGTCAACAAGTGTCTGTGGCAGCGCGACTCTCGCCGCACTCTCCGGCTGgtattttgtcattttcccacCCTCAGCCGTTGTCGCCACGGGTGACGCAA GGCAACTATGGTAATACCCCGAGATTATTCACCGTTAACCAGGTGAGATCGCAGCAACAACCTACCGCGCAGCAGCAGTTGCAGCAACAGCAGAGATCAATGCCGTCGCCAGGGACTCCAGCATCTGCTCGGCAGTCTCCGTTTCCTGCGGAAACCTTTCCCCCACCTACGTCCCCCACAGCCAGCCAATTTCCACCTGGCCCTAATCCTGGTGCTCCAAATCCTTCGACCCAATATCGGTTGCAACGGACCACTTCTACACCTTCAGCTACGACTCAGTTGCCAG GTGGGGTAGGTTCGCCCCGGCACTACGGCGGAGTGAGTAAGGAACAACCTCTTCTTTCACCTAGTCATCCACATTCGGGTTGCAACCCGGCAACACCGACTCACAATCAACACAACGTAACGAATACCCAACAACACTTCTCCAACCAACAACATTCTTCTATGATATACCACACGACCGCCAATACTATCAACACTGCTGACATGCAGAACAATCAGTTCTGTTACGATCGGACGTCTGTTCCACTCTATTCGTCAGGGCCTGGGGACACGCAGGATGCCAGGTCTTTGCCTCCCGGTAATCCTGTCAATCACCAATTGGGTG GAAATGCTAGCAGCACTTCGGAGTTCGTAAGGCAAGAACTGAGAGCGATCGTTGGCGCACGAacgcaacaacagcaacaacaaagGATACCTAACAATATTCAGAACAACCTTTCTGGTCAAGTATCTCAGGATGATCTCGAAGCACTCGGTCTGACGTTTGAAATGTCTTCTGCAG GTGAGGCTGTGGTTAGCGATGGCCCTGCCAAGAGCTGGGCCATTGGGAGTGCCGGAAGTGCCCCCTCATCCTCCAGG ACTTCTATGGAGGAAGTAGCTCGAGGTGATCCGAAGGTGAACCAGTCGTCCCTGTTACAGAAACTGTTGTCCGAGTGA
- the LOC117163436 gene encoding uncharacterized protein LOC117163436 isoform X4: MSIAAAENAGPSPCELQDPLWVKMSAITGSITKKRKKSDAKPQSQINKCLNEKRRRNQENLFIDELAELISATDMSSGKTDKCQILQRTVDQIRHIREQEGSNSHAVQQGEVSSSNPNILSNDQVGPILLEALDGFLFVVNTEGRVEYVTDNITQYINYTKDDVLGKDIYNIIHHGDHNTFMPSLLPIPLAWMNEQPPQRNRTFNCRFLVKPPDDKEETMEEKQQRVSKYESMQICSALLPNNSDRLESGDVSSESSDNGPCVMCVARRIPPNEKPIGTPIEQFTVKLDTTGKIIAVDVIWLSSPYSEYLSKELIGTTIKDLCHPHDLSKLTAHLNDTLQVGESTSGVYRLRVSPDKFLNIQTKSKLFKANVMNTLVADFIMATNTIIGDNDLTPIEGGQLSNNKVCSGHSSNRCANNSNNNNGNNNNNVGGPLMSVAHLNGQVSGISSRGLAGTSSHTGTAATSSNSIVFSAAESCNPLPSLSTSNPFNHFSGNMDLEFELFPSSTWDLDSNSGWADRPESRASGPPNSRPSSQPAPTSPSPQGTFSSNSAVAPHCSPLRAFSPTSGNAAHTFSNSFPFSPLQESQTSSLTNSATSSVSANGAAGLTPKRQDEGKTGCSTTNQSAMEASNARNNATSVTGTAAVAAAAAAAAAAGQTGSTGTVIETQNSVVSTESGRLRNLLTKGASASEDSQDNANNDSERENKHRILKILLNQQDEDDFHPEHNNKVRTSPSNMPKPSMEHSKSSLGNNMLLQLLNEKNDDEDEEARIGLKKRNELLQQLLKDQDDERKVQEQQCKSQTREEDSLLRSLGFRNTTPSPSQSSDNVGHGGSTQVGQKRPGEDGDVNIAAKRPMDGSHQVSSSGTSTNATSKLWERNKMLASLLAKQPPQPTTIPPIPASVISATPQDKLLRIGLKSQQQQQQSQQPQSQPQQQQQQQQQQQQQQQQQQQQQQQQQQQQQQQQQQPWTGGSLQSVGGNNTITTTATSARTPLQSQSRQLPRQTTNTYLTHMLSQQQRPQIGQIDSEFTGSGEYRQTSTDPSGWDNQSSDPDLSDILDQVIEFVPDEAITDSSAIANLLDAIEAPQNNALNEKMAINAIQKSLMLCETAVNPTSSTITIPGTPPAYSTALGTTPVTTSHSYQPPPIYQQQSRMRFNTQPGVRQTTAQFTQQQQLQMQQQRTKMIQQQQQQQLKQRLLQQQQQQQLLIPSNATATDQITTGIHNIDNLLNNTVAPNVSLQRSSVPDSQVSPGYGGSVQMPSGHRLAHSYSHPSTLPQHPIVNSNFNSGQQVSVAARLSPHSPAGILSFSHPQPLSPRVTQGNYGNTPRLFTVNQVRSQQQPTAQQQLQQQQRSMPSPGTPASARQSPFPAETFPPPTSPTASQFPPGPNPGAPNPSTQYRLQRTTSTPSATTQLPGGVGSPRHYGGVSKEQPLLSPSHPHSGCNPATPTHNQHNVTNTQQHFSNQQHSSMIYHTTANTINTADMQNNQFCYDRTSVPLYSSGPGDTQDARSLPPGNPVNHQLGGNASSTSEFVRQELRAIVGARTQQQQQQRIPNNIQNNLSGQVSQDDLEALGLTFEMSSADFYGGSSSR; the protein is encoded by the exons TAACAAGTGCCTTAACGAAAAAAGACGACGGAACCAGGAGAACCTGTTTATCGACGAGCTTGCCGAGCTGATTTCCGCCACGGACATGAGCTCTGGCAAGACTGACAAATGCCAGATCCTTCAGAGAACCGTCGACCAG aTTCGGCACATTAGGGAACAGGAAGGCTCGAATAGTCATGCGGTACAACAGGGAGAAGTGTCTTCTTCGAATCCTAACATACTGTCCAACGATCAAGTTGGTCCTATTTTACTCGAG GCGCTAGATGGCTTCctttttgttgtaaatacgGAGGGACGAGTGGAGTACGTAACAGATAACATAACTCAGTACATAAATTACACGAAGGACGATGTGCTCGGCAaggatatttataatattattcatCATGGAGACCACAACACCTTCATGCCGAGCTTGTTGCCTATACCATTAG CCTGGATGAACGAGCAGCCGCCCCAAAGGAACCGTACCTTCAATTGCCGCTTCTTGGTGAAGCCTCCCGATGATAAAGAAGAGACTATGGAGGAGAAGCAGCAACGAGTATCAAAATACGAGTCTATGCAAATCTGTTCAGCTCTTTTGCCAAATAATAGTGATCGTCTGGAGAGCGGTGACGTATCGTCTGAATCTTCAGACAACGGTCCTTGCGTAATGTGCGTGGCTCGCAGGATACCCCCAAACGAGAAGCCCATTGGTACGCCCATCGAACAGTTCACCGTTAAGTTGGACACTACGGGGAAGATTATCGCGGTTGATGTTATCTGGTTATCGTCTCCTTACTCCGAGTACCTAAGCAAG GAGCTAATTGGCACGACGATAAAGGACCTGTGCCACCCTCATGATCTCAGTAAGCTAACTGCACATTTGAACGATACGCTTCAAGTCGGTGAGAGTACCAGTGGCGTGTACCGACTACGCGTTAGTCCTGATAAGTTCCTTAATATTCAAACAAAGTCAAAGCTTTTCAAAGCAAATGTGATGAACACACTTGTTGCCGACTTCATTATGGCCACCAATACCATCATTGG GGACAATGACTTAACGCCTATCGAGGGTGGTCAGCTTTCCAACAACAAAGTGTGCTCTGGACACTCTAGTAACCGTTGTgcgaataatagtaataataataatggtaacaataacaataacgtGGGTGGCCCGCTGATGTCCGTGGCGCATCTAAACGGTCAAGTGAGTGGTATCAGTAGTCGGGGGTTGGCGGGTACGTCGTCGCACACCGGTACCGCCGCGACATCGTCAAACTCGATAGTGTTTAGCGCGGCCGAGTCTTGCAACCCCCTGCCGTCGCTGAGTACCAGTAATCCGTTCAACCACTTTTCGGGGAACATGGACTTGGAATTCGAGCTCTTCCCCAGTTCCACATGGGACTTGGATAGTAACAGCGGGTGGGCAGATAGGCCCGAATCGAGAGCGAGCGGGCCACCAAATTCACGACCATCTTCCCAGCCAGCCCCGACATCTCCGAGTCCCCAGGGAACGTTCTCCTCTAACTCGGCGGTGGCGCCTCACTGCAGTCCCCTACGCGCGTTCAGCCCAACTTCAGGCAACGCAGCTCACACCTTCAGTAATTCGTTCCCCTTCAGTCCGCTTCAGGAATCACAGACGTCCTCCTTGACCAACAGCGCTACTAGTAGTGTTAGTGCCAACGGAGCCGCCGGATTGACGCCCAAGAGACAGGATGAAGGGAAGACCGGATGTTCGACGACCAACCAATCTGCCATGGAGGCGAGCAACGCGAGAAACAACGCGACCTCCGTCACTGGAACTGCGGCCGTTGCAGCCGCAGCCGCAGCCGCAGCCGCGGCTGGCCAAACTGGCTCCACCGGGACCGTTATCGAAACTCAGAACAGTGTTGTGTCCACCGAGTCTGGTAGACTAAGAAACTTGTTGACCAAGGGGGCTAGTGCTAGTGAGGACAGTCAGGACAATGCGAATAACGATTCGGAGAGAGAAAATAAACATAGAATATTGAAGATCTTGTTGAATCAGCAAGACGAGGACGATTTTCATCCCGAGCATAATAACAAAGTGCGCACGAGTCCTAGCAACATGCCGAAACCGAGCATGGAGCATTCGAAATCTTCGCTTGGAAATAATATGCTGCTACAG CTATTAAACGAAAAGAACGACGATGAAGATGAAGAGGCTCGCATTGGCTTAAAGAAGAGGAACGAACTTTTGCAACAGCTTCTGAAAGACCAAGATGACGAGAGAAAAGTACAAGAACAACAG TGTAAATCACAAACTCGGGAAGAGGATTCTCTGTTGCGAAGTCTTGGATTTCGGAACACGACACCATCGCCGTCTCAATCAAGCGACAATGTCGGACACGGTGGTTCCACTCAAGTCGGTCAGAAGAGACCTGGCGAAGATGGTGACGTGAACATAGCCGCGAAACGGCCCATGGATGGATCGCATCAAGTGTCTTCTTCTGGCACGTCCACTAACGCGACCAGCAAGCTCTGGGAGAGGAACAAGATGTTGGCTTCGTTGTTGGCCAAGCAACCTCCTCAGCCAACCACTATCCCACCAATACCTGCATCTGTGATATCGGCTACCCCGcag GACAAGCTGCTTCGCATAGGGTTAAAATcccaacagcaacagcaacagtcGCAACAACCGCAATCCCAGccacaacaacagcagcagcagcagcagcagcagcaacaacagcagcaacaacaacagcagcagcagcagcaacaacaacagcagcaacagcagcagcagcagcaacctTGGACAGGTGGCAGCTTGCAGTCGGTTGGTGGCAATAATACGATTACGACTACCGCTACTTCCGCACGTACTCCTCTCCAAAGCCAGTCGAGACAACTACCTCGCCAAACAACCAATACCTACCTCACTCATATGCTAAGTCAG CAACAAAGACCTCAAATTGGTCAAATAGATTCGGAATTTACGGGCAGCGGGGAGTATCGGCAAACGAGCACCGATCCCAGTGGTTGGGATAACCAGTCATCAGATCCTGATCTTTCCGATATCTTAGATCAAGTTATCGAGTTCGTGCCGGATGAAGCTATCACAG atTCGTCTGCGATAGCAAATCTCCTAGATGCAATCGAAGCACCGCAAAACAACGCGTTGAACGAGAAGATGGCGATTAACGCGATACAGAAGTCGTTGATGTTATGCGAGACTGCCGTAAATCCAACGTCTTCCACCATAACAATTCCTGGCACGCCTCCAGCTTACTCTACAGCA TTGGGTACCACCCCTGTAACGACGAGTCATAGTTACCAGCCACCACCGATATATCAACAACAGTCAAGGATGAGGTTTAATACGCAACCGGGCGTCAGGCAGACGACCGCTCAATTCACGCAACAGCAGCAATTACAAATGCAACAGCAACGGACGAAAATGatacagcaacaacaacagcaacagttGAAGCAGAGGTTGctgcagcaacagcagcaacagcagttACTCATTCCTTCCAATGCTACAGCTACGGACCAAATTACTACCGGAATTCACAATATCGATAACCTTTTGAACAATACTGTTGCGCCAAATGTATCGTTACAG CGGTCGAGTGTTCCAGATTCACAAGTGTCTCCAGGTTATGGGGGATCCGTCCAGATGCCTTCCGGTCATCGACTTGCTCATTCGTATTCTCATCCTTCAACGTTACCACAACA CCCTATCGTAAACAGTAATTTTAACAGTGGTCAACAAGTGTCTGTGGCAGCGCGACTCTCGCCGCACTCTCCGGCTGgtattttgtcattttcccacCCTCAGCCGTTGTCGCCACGGGTGACGCAA GGCAACTATGGTAATACCCCGAGATTATTCACCGTTAACCAGGTGAGATCGCAGCAACAACCTACCGCGCAGCAGCAGTTGCAGCAACAGCAGAGATCAATGCCGTCGCCAGGGACTCCAGCATCTGCTCGGCAGTCTCCGTTTCCTGCGGAAACCTTTCCCCCACCTACGTCCCCCACAGCCAGCCAATTTCCACCTGGCCCTAATCCTGGTGCTCCAAATCCTTCGACCCAATATCGGTTGCAACGGACCACTTCTACACCTTCAGCTACGACTCAGTTGCCAG GTGGGGTAGGTTCGCCCCGGCACTACGGCGGAGTGAGTAAGGAACAACCTCTTCTTTCACCTAGTCATCCACATTCGGGTTGCAACCCGGCAACACCGACTCACAATCAACACAACGTAACGAATACCCAACAACACTTCTCCAACCAACAACATTCTTCTATGATATACCACACGACCGCCAATACTATCAACACTGCTGACATGCAGAACAATCAGTTCTGTTACGATCGGACGTCTGTTCCACTCTATTCGTCAGGGCCTGGGGACACGCAGGATGCCAGGTCTTTGCCTCCCGGTAATCCTGTCAATCACCAATTGGGTG GAAATGCTAGCAGCACTTCGGAGTTCGTAAGGCAAGAACTGAGAGCGATCGTTGGCGCACGAacgcaacaacagcaacaacaaagGATACCTAACAATATTCAGAACAACCTTTCTGGTCAAGTATCTCAGGATGATCTCGAAGCACTCGGTCTGACGTTTGAAATGTCTTCTGCAG ACTTCTATGGAGGAAGTAGCTCGAGGTGA